In Flavivirga abyssicola, the following are encoded in one genomic region:
- a CDS encoding MFS transporter, whose amino-acid sequence MEKRRLNFWQIWNMSFGFMGIQMGFALQNANASRILQIFGADVHQLSWFWIIAPLMGLIVQPIIGHYSDKTWGRFGRRKPYFLVGAILASIGLVLMPQADIFIAFLPALWVGAGMLMIMDASFNVAMEPFRALVGDNLRTDQRTLGFSVQTALIGFGAVIGSWLPYALTNWFSVSNETAGGTIPLNLILSFIIGAIILIGSILVTVTTTKEYSPEELASFEDKKTHSETIVKDNEEDKSSLLDIFKDFKKMPTTMRQLSWVQFFSWFGLFGLWVFATPAIAQHTYGLLHTDSSSPAYQNAGDWVGILFGVYNLVSALYAFTLPYIAKKIGRKKTHAASLVVGGLGLLSMYIMPDENWLIISMIGVGIAWASILAMPYAILAGSISPKKMGVYMGIFNFFIVIPQIINALIGGPLVKYAYNNHAIFALLMSGVSFLIAAALVFKVKDVDDVIQS is encoded by the coding sequence ATGGAAAAGCGTAGATTAAATTTCTGGCAAATCTGGAATATGAGTTTCGGATTTATGGGAATTCAAATGGGTTTTGCCCTTCAAAATGCTAACGCAAGTAGAATACTTCAAATTTTCGGAGCCGATGTCCACCAACTATCTTGGTTTTGGATAATTGCGCCTTTAATGGGGCTAATTGTACAACCAATAATTGGACATTATAGCGATAAAACATGGGGGAGATTTGGTAGACGTAAACCTTATTTTCTAGTTGGTGCCATTCTTGCTTCTATCGGTTTAGTTCTCATGCCACAAGCAGATATCTTTATTGCTTTTTTACCAGCACTATGGGTCGGGGCAGGTATGCTCATGATTATGGATGCATCTTTTAATGTGGCTATGGAGCCATTTCGAGCATTGGTTGGTGATAATCTTAGAACAGACCAACGTACTTTAGGTTTTAGTGTACAAACGGCACTTATAGGTTTTGGAGCCGTAATTGGTTCCTGGTTGCCTTATGCTTTAACCAATTGGTTTAGTGTGTCTAATGAAACTGCTGGAGGTACAATACCTTTAAATTTAATTTTATCATTTATTATTGGAGCTATTATTTTAATAGGTTCAATTTTAGTAACGGTAACAACAACAAAAGAATACTCTCCAGAAGAATTAGCGAGTTTTGAAGATAAAAAAACACATTCTGAAACCATAGTAAAAGACAATGAAGAAGATAAATCCAGTTTATTGGATATTTTTAAAGACTTCAAAAAAATGCCAACAACCATGCGTCAGCTAAGTTGGGTACAATTCTTTTCATGGTTTGGGTTATTTGGGCTGTGGGTGTTTGCTACACCAGCTATAGCACAACATACATATGGATTGTTACATACAGATAGTAGTAGCCCCGCATACCAGAATGCCGGAGATTGGGTAGGCATATTGTTTGGAGTTTACAACTTAGTTTCTGCATTATACGCATTTACTTTACCATACATAGCAAAGAAAATAGGTAGAAAGAAAACACACGCAGCATCGCTTGTTGTTGGGGGCTTAGGGTTACTTTCAATGTATATCATGCCAGATGAAAATTGGCTCATCATTTCAATGATAGGTGTTGGAATAGCCTGGGCTAGTATATTGGCAATGCCATATGCGATATTAGCAGGTTCTATTTCTCCAAAAAAGATGGGAGTATACATGGGGATTTTTAATTTTTTCATCGTAATCCCACAAATAATCAACGCTTTAATAGGCGGGCCATTAGTTAAGTATGCCTATAACAATCATGCCATTTTCGCTCTTTTGATGAGTGGCGTAAGTTTTTTAATAGCAGCAGCATTAGTTTTCAAAGTGAAAGATGTTGATGACGTAATACAATCATAA
- a CDS encoding LacI family DNA-binding transcriptional regulator — translation MKKKITLKQIARELDVSISTVSKALSNSKEISEDTTQKIQAFAKLYNYKPNNIALSLKNRKTKTIGILIPEIVHHFFSTVIRGIELIANRRGYNVIVGLSNESFTKEIINMEMLANGSIDGFILSISKETLLKQDYHHFNATINQGMPIVMFDRVVNEVDCDKVIVDDFNGAVKAVTKLVDNGCKNIALITTMDYVSVGRLRTQGYLEALQNKGMIANSNMILKIDDSLDVENHLEVLENEIAQFFKINETIDGVFAVNELYAVTAMKVARKLGLSIPDDIQVIGFTDGVLSKHATPSLTTVSQHGQKIGEQAANLLIDRLEAADAESDQYFTNEERKPDFIKMVIETEIIERESTK, via the coding sequence ATGAAAAAGAAAATAACTTTAAAACAAATTGCAAGAGAATTAGACGTCTCTATCTCTACTGTATCTAAAGCACTCAGTAACAGCAAAGAAATTAGTGAAGACACCACTCAAAAAATTCAGGCATTTGCTAAACTATATAATTACAAACCTAATAATATTGCCCTTAGTTTAAAGAACAGAAAAACAAAAACCATAGGTATTTTAATTCCGGAAATTGTTCATCACTTTTTTTCAACAGTGATTCGAGGCATTGAGTTAATAGCAAATAGGAGGGGGTATAATGTTATTGTTGGATTGTCAAATGAATCTTTCACTAAAGAAATTATAAACATGGAAATGCTTGCCAATGGTAGTATTGACGGGTTTATTCTTTCTATTTCTAAAGAGACATTATTAAAACAAGACTACCATCACTTCAATGCAACTATAAACCAGGGAATGCCTATTGTTATGTTTGACAGGGTTGTGAACGAAGTGGATTGCGATAAGGTGATTGTTGATGATTTTAATGGCGCCGTTAAAGCTGTAACAAAACTGGTTGATAATGGTTGTAAGAATATAGCGCTTATCACTACAATGGATTACGTAAGTGTTGGAAGATTAAGAACTCAAGGGTACTTGGAAGCCTTGCAAAATAAAGGCATGATTGCTAACTCTAATATGATATTAAAGATTGATGATAGTTTAGATGTGGAAAATCATCTGGAGGTTTTAGAAAATGAAATTGCTCAGTTTTTTAAAATAAATGAGACTATAGATGGTGTATTTGCAGTAAATGAATTGTATGCGGTCACAGCTATGAAAGTTGCTAGAAAGTTAGGATTAAGTATTCCTGATGATATACAAGTTATTGGTTTTACAGATGGAGTACTATCAAAACACGCTACTCCTAGCCTTACAACAGTGAGTCAACATGGTCAAAAAATAGGAGAACAAGCAGCGAATTTATTGATAGATAGATTGGAAGCTGCAGATGCCGAAAGTGACCAGTATTTCACGAATGAAGAGAGAAAACCCGATTTTATAAAAATGGTTATCGAGACTGAAATTATTGAAAGAGAATCCACTAAATAA